The Legionella lansingensis DNA window AAAGAACAGCACGTTGCCAATAGCCTAAGTTCATTTTAATCCGCTGATTTAAACAACTTTAATTGATAATTCCAGGATAAAGTTAGCCACTTCTTCGGGTGCTTTAGGGTAGTTTACAAATGCTTTAATCTCTATGGGTTTATTAATGCGTTGTTCTGTTTTCTTCGCTTCTTCTATCATGGCTCTCACCACCATTCCCTGATCGCACATAAAATAAACATCCGACTCAGGACGGCGTAAAAATTGTGCTTGAAACGATTTAAACACAATTGAAACCTTGAGATTGGCCTGTTTTGCATGATAAAAGCCATGCAGACCACCTGCAAGATCCGCTCCCACGGCCAATGCTCCAAAGTACATTGAATGAAGATGATTTTTACTGCGACGTTTAAGAGGCAACTTAATAATAATATCTTGCTCATCAAGTTTGAGGAGTTTGGGTCGTAAGTGGCCAATCAAAGGTACCTTGAAACAACCAAAGTACCATAGAAAAAACTTAAATCGGGTTAAGGTTTGCATTAAGCGTCCTTGTTAATTTGTAACCTTGAAATAATTTTTTTCACACCACGAACAGCGCTTACACGTTTGATGATTGCACTTATCGCTTTTTCTTTCTTGAGGCTTCCCGATAATGTAACTATTCCATTGGTGGTT harbors:
- a CDS encoding hotdog family protein produces the protein MQTLTRFKFFLWYFGCFKVPLIGHLRPKLLKLDEQDIIIKLPLKRRSKNHLHSMYFGALAVGADLAGGLHGFYHAKQANLKVSIVFKSFQAQFLRRPESDVYFMCDQGMVVRAMIEEAKKTEQRINKPIEIKAFVNYPKAPEEVANFILELSIKVV